Below is a window of Kiritimatiellia bacterium DNA.
CAAAGCTTCCTTACGTTGACGCGGCCTATGAGACGCGCGGAGCGCGTATTATAGACGCGGATGTTTCCCCGTGCTGGTGGATTGATAATGGAAATATTGAGGCCTACACGTTGAAACAGGGCGGCGCCCTGATGATTCCCGTGATCAGCCATGAAACGGAAAATGCGCCGGTCAAGATTTCAGTCTCAACCGAGAAGGCCGGCTTGGATAAGGATGCTGAAACTTATTCCTGGGTCTTTGACATGGAAGACCCGCGGCAATTCAGCAGGGAGGAGATGCTTTCCCCGGATTGGCGCGGCAAAAGCATCATGCGAAAACGTTTCGTCAAAAAGGAGGAAAAACTTGGCGATCGGCTGGAGGTCGGCATCACGGCCCGCCCCTTGCTGCTCAGCCTGGTGTTGGTCACCCAGGTCCCGGCCATGACATGCGGCGTCAACGGCAGGAATGCGCAAATCTTGCTGCCGGGCACGCTGGATGTTGACATCAGCGGCAGGCTGGATCATGATTTGAAGAAACTGGATCTGAAAATTACCTCCCGCAAGGACAAGGCGGAAATTATGGCGTATTTCCCCGGTTCCTGGGGAGAACCGCGGATACTCTCCGGGGCTGATGAAATTTCCTGCCTGAAAAAGGATGAATTCGGAATGACGTTCTATGTGTTTGGCGTCAACAAAGGAACAAGCAATATCACCTTGATGCAAAAATAGTCCGAAATATTTTGAGGAGGTTCCGATGCTGACAAACCTTTATCATAATATTGGCGCTCTTGTTTTTTCCGGATGCCTGGCCGGATTGGTAATGGCCCGTACCGGTTTGGCGGCGGACAAACCGGCGTGGATAGCGACGAGCAGCAATCCGCCCGTCGTGGTTATAACCTGTGAAAATCAAATTCCCGAGCCGGTTGCTTTTGCCGCCGCAGAATTGCGGCGCTATCTGGAACAAATCCTCAATACGCGGCTGCCGGTTGACGCCGGGGTTGCCAACGCTCCCCAAATCCAACTTTCCTTACGCCCGGACCTGGCATTGACCGACGAAGGCTATGAACTCGGCGGCGAGGGAACCGTGTATCATGTTAGAGGCGGCGGACCGCTCGGTGTGGTCTTTGGCGTTTACGAGTTTCTTCGCCGCTGCGGCGGGTGCCAATTCAGCGATCTTGGACCGGACGGCGAATATGTTCCCCGCCGGGACCGCATTGAAGCAATAACGGGGGCGGTGCAACGCAAGCCCAGGCTGTGGTATCGCGGCTTACAGCAATTTTTCAAGATAGACGCCGAACTGGCGCGGCAACAAATCGATTGGATGGCCAAAAACGGATTGAATTATGTTATGTACACGCCCGGCAATTGCGGTAAAGAATGGTTTGAACAGGAACTCCTTCCATTCATTCGTCAACGCGGCTTGAAACTTGACATGAATCACCACAATCTACGTTACTGGCTTCCTCCCAAACAATATTTGAAGGAACATCCCGAGTGGTATGCCGAGGTTGACGGTCAGCGCGGAAAAAACTTCAATCAGCTTTGTATTTGCACCAGCAACAAAGAGGCTGTTGACACGCTCATTGCCAATGTTCGCCGCTACCTGCGCGAAAACCCTGAAGTAAAATTGGCGGGCATTATTGTTGAAGATGGCTTTGGAATGTGCCAGTGTGAACAATGCGTTTCACAGGACGAAAATCAACAGGATGCTTTTCGCAAGGATAGAGGAAAGGGAACGGAGAATCGCAGCAAATCGCGGCGGTACGCAAAATTGCTGAACGCGGTAGCGCGTGCAATCCGCGGCGAATTTCCGGATGTAACTGTGGGCGGAGCGGCATATGTGGATATGCTTTGGCCGCCCCGCGATGTAAAATTGGATTCCAGCCTAATGCTATGGATTGCCCTGTACGGGCGCGACGGATGCCGCCCGATTGCTCCCGACCACACCTCCCCGACAAACATTCGTTTTTTTGATGCGATCCGGCAATGGAAAAAATCCTTTTCGGGAAGGTTAACAGTTTACGAATATTATATGGGTTTTTATGCCCAGCGTTCGCTGCCTTATCCTCAATGGGAAGTAATTTGTGAAGATTGGAAATATCTGAAGTCTCTGGGCGTAAGCGGCGCGACGATCCAGTGCGAAGCGTCTTGCCATAGCGTATACGCTCCGAACCTCCTGGCCTTTGCGCGTTGCGGGTGGGATGACAACGTGGATCGCGAAAAAGTGCTTGATGATTATTTGCGGGGCGCCTATGGCTCGGTTGCCGCTGAAATCCGTCCGATTTTTGCAGGCATGATTCAAACCATGCGTCACATTGCTGATGGAAAAGACGCTCTGACGGCCGATGCATTTAATTCAAGCCTGTTCCTGGCCGACGCAAAACGCGCTGTCATTCGCCAATCCCTTAACCTTGCACAGCAAAAAGTTGGCAATGAGCGCGAACGGCGGCAAGTCCAGCGTTT
It encodes the following:
- a CDS encoding DUF4838 domain-containing protein: MARTGLAADKPAWIATSSNPPVVVITCENQIPEPVAFAAAELRRYLEQILNTRLPVDAGVANAPQIQLSLRPDLALTDEGYELGGEGTVYHVRGGGPLGVVFGVYEFLRRCGGCQFSDLGPDGEYVPRRDRIEAITGAVQRKPRLWYRGLQQFFKIDAELARQQIDWMAKNGLNYVMYTPGNCGKEWFEQELLPFIRQRGLKLDMNHHNLRYWLPPKQYLKEHPEWYAEVDGQRGKNFNQLCICTSNKEAVDTLIANVRRYLRENPEVKLAGIIVEDGFGMCQCEQCVSQDENQQDAFRKDRGKGTENRSKSRRYAKLLNAVARAIRGEFPDVTVGGAAYVDMLWPPRDVKLDSSLMLWIALYGRDGCRPIAPDHTSPTNIRFFDAIRQWKKSFSGRLTVYEYYMGFYAQRSLPYPQWEVICEDWKYLKSLGVSGATIQCEASCHSVYAPNLLAFARCGWDDNVDREKVLDDYLRGAYGSVAAEIRPIFAGMIQTMRHIADGKDALTADAFNSSLFLADAKRAVIRQSLNLAQQKVGNERERRQVQRLSAAVRYWELAADFFELRKQFNKLKKSNSQDALVLADKLVNLASELHEYLKTSMPPGWMYEGQSLCDSFLKDADTIKKDAELLRSELLANP